One stretch of Candidatus Binatia bacterium DNA includes these proteins:
- a CDS encoding DNA-directed RNA polymerase sigma-70 factor produces MLSTQNAQLQREQWSAWRCPTSAALPGRPRRLDGGRGMAERTVSAEERELVQRCLGGDASAIRQFQEQFGELIYNFPMRAYRVPPEDAGDFYVFAFDEGRLFRRLRTYEGRVPLRSYLVAFALDHLVLEWKRQERVLETVSLEALADQQPGWEASVKREPAHSVSGSTSWEEALARLPLEKAVVLKLLHVEDAEFSPAELRHLARASGKKLAEVVGEIERLRSLVRERESNLRRLEDQLEAVQGWIRLYRRRLARLEADSSAVHEGSPSARKIAAERSELERKLCWREQQRQRLVQQLRGRKVTAPYKEIARLLGTTVGNIASQILRVRKEVARYLGAVEQLPHDKHRGA; encoded by the coding sequence GTGCTAAGCACGCAAAACGCCCAGTTGCAACGCGAACAGTGGAGTGCGTGGCGCTGCCCCACATCTGCGGCTTTGCCCGGGAGGCCTCGGCGGCTAGACGGTGGGAGAGGGATGGCCGAGCGAACAGTTTCCGCCGAGGAACGCGAGTTGGTGCAACGTTGCCTAGGGGGCGATGCGAGTGCCATTCGGCAGTTTCAAGAACAGTTTGGCGAACTGATCTACAACTTCCCCATGCGGGCCTATCGCGTGCCTCCGGAGGACGCTGGCGATTTTTACGTGTTCGCGTTCGACGAGGGGCGCTTGTTCCGTCGTTTGCGCACCTACGAGGGTCGAGTGCCGCTGCGCAGCTACCTCGTGGCCTTTGCGCTGGATCATTTGGTTCTGGAATGGAAGCGGCAAGAGCGCGTGCTGGAAACCGTGTCTCTCGAAGCCCTGGCCGACCAGCAGCCGGGCTGGGAAGCCTCTGTCAAACGAGAACCGGCTCATTCCGTCTCCGGCTCGACTTCGTGGGAGGAGGCGCTGGCGCGGTTGCCGTTGGAAAAGGCGGTTGTGCTCAAACTGCTGCATGTAGAAGATGCCGAGTTTTCGCCCGCAGAACTGCGGCATCTGGCCAGGGCAAGCGGAAAGAAGTTGGCCGAAGTGGTGGGAGAAATCGAACGTCTGCGCTCGCTGGTGCGCGAGCGCGAGTCCAACTTGCGGCGGCTCGAGGATCAGCTCGAAGCGGTACAGGGTTGGATCCGCTTGTACCGGCGCCGCTTGGCCCGCCTCGAAGCCGATAGTTCCGCGGTGCACGAGGGTTCGCCGTCGGCCCGCAAAATCGCGGCCGAGCGGAGCGAGCTCGAGCGCAAGCTTTGTTGGCGCGAGCAGCAACGCCAACGCCTCGTGCAACAGTTGCGCGGTCGCAAGGTGACCGCACCGTACAAGGAAATTGCCCGTTTGCTCGGAACAACGGTAGGCAATATCGCCTCGCAAATTTTGCGGGTGCGCAAAGAGGTCGCGCGGTATCTCGGCGCGGTCGAGCAGTTGCCGCACGACAAACACCGCGGAGCGTGA
- a CDS encoding hypothetical protein (possible pseudo, frameshifted) has protein sequence MGPAEPLPIDLAAPARGRPLRVVLLTFYNYESHALRIFHALLRQRGHEVHSVYFKNYFTYVPPSPAEEDMVVDLVTRLQPDLLAVSVWSTYFQLAARLTQRIKAAAKPVVIWGGIHAQTCSEDCLQYADIVCRGEGEYVLADLTDRLGRGEDWSDLRGCWVRRGDTSVKNPPWPLIPNLDVLPLPDLSPANKYYLGNGRWRDVARWDEAAVSYDIMAVRGCPFQCTFCIHNFTRPAAQGLGTYLRRRGVEHVLAELRMAKAQRRHLRAVAFSDDIFAPPRPWLEEFCERYKAEIGLPFVIFFLSRDGGRTEGSADARGRIVVHDDGDPIGLRAHPP, from the coding sequence ATGGGCCCGGCCGAACCCTTGCCGATCGACTTGGCAGCCCCAGCCCGAGGGCGGCCGCTGCGCGTGGTGCTGCTGACCTTTTACAACTACGAGTCGCACGCCCTGCGGATCTTTCACGCGCTACTCCGACAACGCGGCCACGAAGTGCATTCGGTCTACTTCAAGAACTACTTCACCTACGTGCCGCCATCGCCCGCAGAAGAGGACATGGTGGTGGATTTGGTGACGCGCCTGCAACCGGACCTGCTAGCGGTCAGCGTGTGGTCCACCTATTTCCAGCTTGCCGCACGCTTGACGCAACGAATCAAGGCGGCGGCGAAGCCGGTCGTTATTTGGGGCGGAATCCATGCCCAAACCTGCAGCGAAGATTGTCTCCAGTATGCCGACATCGTGTGCCGCGGAGAGGGTGAATATGTCCTCGCGGATCTAACCGATCGCTTGGGCCGGGGGGAGGATTGGAGCGATTTGCGCGGGTGTTGGGTTCGCCGCGGCGACACCAGCGTGAAAAACCCTCCCTGGCCGCTGATTCCTAATCTCGACGTCTTACCGCTGCCCGACCTATCGCCCGCTAACAAGTACTATCTCGGCAATGGGCGGTGGCGGGATGTGGCGCGCTGGGACGAGGCCGCCGTGAGTTACGACATCATGGCGGTGCGGGGCTGCCCCTTTCAGTGCACGTTTTGCATCCACAACTTTACCCGGCCGGCCGCACAAGGGTTGGGAACGTACTTGCGGCGGCGCGGTGTGGAGCATGTGTTGGCCGAGCTGCGCATGGCCAAGGCTCAACGCCGGCACTTGCGGGCCGTCGCCTTTAGCGACGACATTTTCGCGCCGCCGCGCCCGTGGCTGGAAGAGTTTTGCGAGCGCTACAAGGCGGAAATTGGTCTTCCGTTCGTGATTTTTTTCCTTTCCCGGGATGGTGGACGAACAGAAGGTTCGGCTGATGCGCGCGGCCGGATTGTGGTGCACGACGATGGGGATCCAATCGGGCTCCGAGCGCATCCGCCGTGA